A single Bacillus sp. OxB-1 DNA region contains:
- the recO gene encoding DNA repair protein RecO gives MLNKWEGIVLRGIPYGESNKIVTVFTREVGKLTAMARGAKKPASRLAGITQPFMECSFLIRTGRGMGTLEQGEPINSMRFIREDLEATAYASYIVELIDKLTEDQEKVSGVYGLLSEALHAINEQYDPEAISLFVEWKMLPVAGIHPVLHQCANCGATEGEFAFSFQQIGFLCHRCFAVDRYLIRLTPTQLRLIRTFYTVPINRLGNLTLKKPTKQFMKKIVRTIYDEQVGIRLKSRAFLDQLDSTPELWPKKEEPEETGE, from the coding sequence TTGTTGAATAAATGGGAAGGCATCGTCCTTCGCGGCATCCCGTACGGCGAATCGAACAAGATCGTGACTGTATTCACCCGTGAGGTGGGGAAGCTGACTGCGATGGCCAGAGGGGCGAAAAAGCCCGCCAGCCGTCTCGCAGGAATCACGCAGCCGTTCATGGAATGTTCATTCCTGATCCGGACAGGCAGGGGAATGGGCACCTTGGAGCAAGGGGAGCCGATCAACTCGATGCGCTTCATCCGGGAGGACTTGGAAGCGACGGCTTATGCGAGCTATATCGTTGAGCTGATCGACAAGTTGACGGAGGACCAGGAGAAGGTTTCGGGGGTGTATGGCTTGCTGTCGGAGGCGCTCCACGCCATCAATGAACAATACGACCCAGAGGCCATATCCCTCTTTGTCGAGTGGAAGATGCTTCCAGTGGCAGGAATCCATCCGGTCTTGCATCAATGCGCCAATTGTGGGGCGACGGAAGGGGAGTTCGCATTTTCCTTCCAGCAAATCGGCTTTCTATGCCACCGCTGCTTCGCGGTCGATCGGTATCTGATCCGTCTGACTCCGACACAATTGCGGTTGATCCGCACCTTCTATACCGTGCCGATCAACCGGTTAGGGAATCTGACGTTGAAGAAACCGACGAAGCAATTCATGAAAAAGATTGTCCGCACCATTTATGATGAGCAAGTGGGCATCCGGCTCAAATCGAGGGCTTTTTTGGATCAGCTCGATTCGACGCCGGAATTGTGGCCGAAAAAGGAAGAACCGGAGGAAACAGGCGAGTAG
- the era gene encoding GTPase Era → MQQEIQKFKSGFISIIGRPNVGKSTFLNRVVGQKIAIMSDKPQTTRNKVQGVVTSDHSQLVFIDTPGIHKPKHKLGDFMMKTARNTLKEVDVILFMVNADEPIGRGDRFIIELLEKTETPVFLVINKIDLVHPDELLTIITSYTEEYNFAEIVPISAMNGNNVERLLETLTSYMPEGPKYYPDDQVTDHPERFIISELIREKVLHLTREEIPHSIAVVIEKIEREKEREIVNINATIVVDRDSQKGIVIGKRGSLLKEIGTKARHDIEMLLGSKVFLELWVKVQKDWRNKPGQLREFGFREDEY, encoded by the coding sequence ATGCAGCAAGAGATTCAGAAGTTTAAATCGGGATTCATTTCCATCATTGGCCGTCCGAACGTCGGGAAATCGACATTCTTGAACCGCGTCGTAGGACAGAAGATCGCCATCATGAGCGACAAGCCCCAAACGACGCGCAACAAAGTGCAAGGGGTCGTGACATCGGATCATTCCCAGCTCGTTTTCATCGACACGCCGGGCATTCATAAACCGAAGCATAAGCTCGGAGACTTTATGATGAAGACGGCCCGCAACACACTGAAAGAAGTCGATGTCATCCTGTTCATGGTGAATGCGGATGAGCCGATCGGACGGGGGGACCGCTTCATTATTGAATTATTGGAGAAGACGGAGACACCGGTTTTTCTCGTCATCAATAAAATTGACCTTGTCCATCCGGATGAGTTGTTGACGATCATCACTTCCTATACTGAAGAATACAACTTTGCGGAAATCGTCCCGATTTCCGCCATGAATGGCAACAACGTGGAACGGCTCCTTGAGACTTTGACTTCCTATATGCCGGAAGGGCCTAAATATTACCCGGACGATCAAGTGACCGACCACCCGGAACGATTCATCATTTCCGAGTTGATCCGGGAAAAGGTGCTCCACCTGACTCGTGAGGAAATTCCACACTCGATTGCTGTCGTCATCGAAAAAATCGAACGGGAAAAAGAGCGGGAAATTGTCAATATCAATGCGACAATCGTCGTCGACCGCGATTCCCAGAAAGGGATCGTCATCGGGAAGCGAGGGTCTTTATTAAAAGAAATCGGCACAAAGGCAAGGCATGATATTGAAATGCTGCTCGGGTCGAAGGTATTTCTTGAATTGTGGGTGAAAGTCCAGAAAGATTGGCGGAACAAGCCGGGACAGTTACGCGAGTTCGGTTTCAGGGAAGACGAGTATTAA
- a CDS encoding cytidine deaminase yields the protein MDIGKLVEESKKAREQAYVPYSKFPVGAALVAEDGTVYHGCNIENSAYSMTNCAERTALFKAVSEGIHTFKALAVIGDTEGPITPCGACRQVIAEFCSGSMPVYLANLQGNIKETTVAELLPGAFSKEDLSYAARDSEV from the coding sequence ATGGATATCGGAAAATTGGTGGAAGAATCGAAAAAAGCGCGGGAGCAGGCTTATGTTCCCTATTCGAAATTCCCTGTAGGGGCAGCGCTAGTGGCGGAGGATGGAACGGTTTACCACGGCTGCAACATCGAGAATTCAGCCTATAGCATGACAAATTGCGCCGAGCGGACTGCTTTGTTCAAAGCGGTGTCAGAAGGAATCCACACTTTCAAGGCGCTTGCCGTAATCGGCGATACGGAAGGGCCGATTACTCCGTGTGGGGCATGCCGGCAAGTGATCGCCGAGTTTTGCAGCGGCTCCATGCCGGTCTATTTGGCAAACCTGCAAGGGAACATTAAGGAAACGACCGTAGCGGAGCTATTGCCCGGTGCTTTTTCCAAGGAGGATTTATCATATGCAGCAAGAGATTCAGAAGTTTAA
- a CDS encoding diacylglycerol kinase family protein, producing MRNFFRSFKYAWNGIFLGIRSERNFKFHLFAAGVVIVAGIWTGLTMMEWFIVSVLIGGMLALELMNTAIEKVVDLVTEEYHQLAKQAKDLAAGAVLIYAILSAIIGLLLFGSKWFY from the coding sequence ATGCGGAATTTTTTCAGGTCATTCAAATATGCATGGAATGGCATTTTTCTAGGAATCCGATCGGAACGAAATTTCAAATTCCATTTGTTCGCCGCAGGAGTGGTCATAGTAGCAGGGATTTGGACAGGGCTGACGATGATGGAATGGTTCATTGTCAGTGTATTGATCGGCGGAATGCTCGCGTTGGAGTTAATGAACACCGCTATCGAAAAAGTAGTCGATCTCGTCACGGAAGAGTATCATCAGTTGGCCAAGCAAGCCAAGGACTTAGCTGCGGGAGCCGTGCTCATCTACGCAATTCTCAGTGCCATCATCGGGTTGCTCCTATTCGGCTCAAAATGGTTTTATTAA